TAAATTgcagttttataataaaaatctaaTTGTTGTCATTtgggttttttgttgttttttgatGTGATACTGTTGACACTGTTCATGTGTTTATAATGAAAGTGCTGGACTGTTTCAGTTATTATTTGACCTAAAGAAAAAAGTTTCcataattatgaaatataaaaatagataaagtGAGGGTCTACCTGTTATACCCTTTGGGATATTGTGGTTTAATATGTATAAACTGTAACTTTTAGATGTCAAATTTCAGTTTAATCTGTtaataattctaaattttaaggaaaatagtaaatttaaaaaCCAGGAACCAGTTCTCAACAAAAATAGcctaaattaatgaaatattattattttttacagtttaGTTTAAAGACATCATACCTCTAAAGTTAATATTGAATTGCTTGTATTGTAATATAAACTCTTAGATtatatctgtatctgtattgtTAGTCGAGAAAactcttgaaaattattttttgcaatTCATGGTTTAAGAAGAGTCGGATATAAAATCATGAAGTTATACTTTCCCCTACGGCAAGATGGATGCCTGCTGAGTCCAGGCACTGGCCGGAATTTGAAAACTACAAACAGCAGAGTAACCTATATTTTGTACCCTTTGAAATCTTTTTGACAttatgaacataaaaaaactgaTTATCAGAATGCCTACTTCAAGCGTAAATCCCTGTAACATGTTgaaatgaacaatttttttctgtcgACTGTCGTGACCTCAGTGACACATTCACTTGTTTCTGTTCATGGGAAGGTAGACTATATTTACTTTATTACCcttttatgtaaaattatatttccTTTTTACCCATGAAGGATGTTCTAAAAAAAGGAAGTTTCTACATATGAAAGTGCTTGTGTTCAGTGAATAATTTCTGGTCAAACATGTCAAATCAGCACCCGGTACATAGTTAAATTGAATTTCAAGTTTGTTCGCCCCAGTACCTGTTCTTATCTTCTTCTTCCTGGTACAGAAAAGACTCAGGTGCCGGAGTATGGAACATCCCAGAACTGTGCCGATATGTACAAGCAAATGGaggttgaattttttttaaacaaaatacatatatatatgtctaaaTTTATGTTGTCCTATAGTACGCCTGTCAGATTGAATCAGGACGTCATTAATTTAGTGACTTCGACTTACCTCCTTCatcttataaatcaaaacaagtttagctatatatatacaccttatcgctatttgtctgccattactggacatcacacaggttcccgtaaaattgaGACGTCATAAAAccaaatacaaatgtatctgacgccacaatggaaaagtgattttTGCTGACATCAAAATTTCAAGCGGCCAGGTCAGCCAGGATTAGTGATAAGGTATATTGTTCTGGGGGATTGCAAGTTTTCCCATTTTAGTTTGTTTAACATACCAGTGACAGCTCCTGGTGATCTATCATTATAGTCATTAAACACATATCTTGCTGCCTTGCGTTGTATCTGCTCAATTTGGTCGATTTGGTATATTGCTGTCTACATGTAGTTACAGATTCAATGTGTATTATTTGAACAGAATATGTTATAGTTCATTAGTTTGTTGAAAATTTGCCAAACATTTGTATTGCCACAACCATTTTATAAGTTTCCCTCTCAATTGCATAAAAGAATACTGGAATGCAATGtataatttatctttatttatgtatttgttaCCAAATCATTCAACCAAGTTGACTAGtttgtcaaaacaaaatgttgtttttattatttatccCTCAAAGTCAAGTATTTAAACAATCAGAGAGAAGTATTATGTCATTGAACAAGCTTTCTTTGTGTTTTCAGAATTCCAAGAATATATACCGTATAAATATCTGAATAAGTTTTAATTTGTATGCCcttaatattgatattaaaagtaGGGTGAACTGACTCAGGGCAAACATGTAAATAGGGCGAATGTACCCTATACCTGTTAAATTGGCACCCAGTATAGTTAAATAGGCACTGTTTAATGGACACCCAtgtaaaatatgttgaatatatatctttttgtcATATCTGTGACTTTTgttgcaaaatcaaaacagacATAGCAATCCTACATTCTGTGGTCAGAGTTCCATTTATATTTTGGTCcgtcaaattttaatatattggtaagtgatgaaatataatttaacttatttttatatcaggTACATTTACATATAAGTAATGGCATCACAAGAAAACAAAGATGATTCTCCTCAAGAGACTGTAGATATCCCACCACCTATACCTTCAGTCACAGAACCTCAGAAACAGATAGCCAGCCAAGCTCTACAGGAATTTGAAAAGAAGAACTATGGTGCTTGTTGTAATCTTACACACAAACTTTTTGATGAACGTTCAATGGATCCTAAAGTGGTCCACAACAAAGCAGTAGCAGAATTTTATCAAAGTGGATTCTTGACTACAGATGAATTTAGACAGAGTCTCGATAAAGTTTGCCAGATGGTatgatttaaattcaaaaacattGTTCCTTTTCATTAAAAGACTTTTTTAAGTATCATGTTATTGGTAACTGTCTTGGTGATCTTGTGCAAGACTGCTTGCCTTGATCACCAGAGGATGTAGTTTTCAACTTCCGACCATGTCAATCCAAAgacttgaaaattaatatttgctTTCCCACTAAGATTAAGCATGCACCATAGTACTATTAGTAGTGAGAGAAAAATTTTGGTTGGCGCAAGAGTCAAAATAATATGAATGGAAAGGGTACAGGTCTTCCTGCTGAATTGAGTGTACCATTAGCTCATTAAATATTAGGTTCAATAGTGAGTTAGAAGTACATACAaatgttgtatatattttttgtattttgaacaaaaataagGATACAATCTGTTATTGTTCAGAGGAATATTACAACCATGTGTAGCATCTTTCAAAACGGAGTTCAATTAATTTTGCAAACATTTTCCTGTTTTAAAACGGTTTTAAAGGATTAtgtatttttacatataaatttgactggtactgtatttatgtttaaGTAACAAGTAATGAAATCTGTCAGTTTTTCCCTTCTGCTAGGAAAATTGTGGTTAAATAAATAAGGTTTGGATTTCAATGGGTGTTTTGTTGATAATATACTGATATATAATACCTTTGtgaaaatattatacttgaatatttatattctaaGGCTAACATCAGTATGGATAACAGTGATAGTTTAGAAGATGTGGATCACAGTGTATTGTACTTTAACCAAGCTGTTATATTTTACCATCTCAGACAGTATAAAGCAGCCACTAAAGTCCTTGACAAACTATTCCAGTTTATCGAACCTATAGGTATTATATAGATCATAGTCAGTGTATTGTGCTTTAACCAAGACCACGTGTAAACACTGATTCAAACATTAAAAGttgattttcaacatttttccTACTGTCAGTTGATTCACTCTCTTTTATAAagtgtattttaaaattgagtTCATTTTCAGTATATATAGTATGTGGAGTAATGATGCAGATAGAGAGTATAATCATATTTCATGAAAAGAATTCATTGATTCATACTGAATTTAACACCGATGTTAATTTTTGCATTTCCTACTAAAATAGTTGTCCTCTGTGTAATGTGTTAATTCCAGTTAGaatagtgtttttatttttaaggttTATCTTGCTTGAACTTATTTATAGCAGATTACTTATGTTTTTACCGGCCAAATGTTTATTGTTGCATTAACtaaatcttcttcttttttgatTTCAGAAGAAAATTTGGCAAAGAAGGCGATAATGTTACTTGTCGAACTATATCTGTGTACTTTTCAAGTAAGTCAGGAACATAAAACACTAACACATTCGTACTGTAGAAAATTAATGTACTGGTCTTCCACAAAGAAAATGAGCTGACTTCAGGGAAATCTAAAGATTTATTTGAGTTGTCTGTGAATGTGTATATTGACAACCAGTTCTCAGAAAACATTAAATAGTTCACAATATATAGGCAGTATTTGTTTCCCTTCATTCATTTGATAACGGCTGGTGTATATTGACCATGAAAGAAACATTAGAGAGGGGCTaactttttttaccttgattttatatttttctttaccCAACTTTGTAGCAAAGGTAGCAAACGCTATAGTAGCCAAAAACCAACCAGTAGTTACAGTTAAGAGTACCCACTTGATCCCTTAGatacacacattttttaagaaattaagtCAAGtgacttttataaaaaatttcagcatataaaaaaataaagaacatttTTACCAGACCAATATAAAAGTTTTCTGAGACCAGATTTAACTGTTTttctagaaatatttaaaacttgtCACATTCAGCAACTTCTTTTCAGCATAATGTTGGAAtcttcttcaaatttttttgacCAAAATTTGTTTCTTCCTATACAGCCAGAGAAGGCAATGGGAATGTTAAGTTATGCAGAGAAGAATGTATTTAATACTGGTAAATCTGGAGGAGATAAAGAAGGAAAGGATAAAGACGACAACATGGCTGATGacccaacaaaaacaaaacttagtCTGGTGAGATAGGTTGtgtttgtaatttaaatatctattttctATTCTTGTGTGGACATTAAAGATAATGTATAGGTTAtcttgatatatttaaaaaaaaaactatgtgaattaagttttttttatcctacattgaacttttgatgttgtcccttaATGTTTTACATACAGTTAAcaccatatatattttcttgtttatatatcatgaatgtaatttgtgttttttttttatttcagtacaAAACAAGATGTTTATTAATGATGAAATCAATGAAGTCTAGTAAAAGAGAAATTAAAGCATTAATTACACAACATCCTATGGTAATGAGACAggttttattctaaaaacatttttatcaacATGGCTACTACTATTTATTTACTCATTATAACTGAAGGGAACAATTTTGTTAATCCCTAACTTAATAGCTTGCTggtcagtgtgagccaaggctctgtgttaaaggtcatactttgacctataattgtttactttttacacattataacttggattgagagttgtctcattggcactcataccacattttaatTCTTATCTAAATAACcacaaaacaattgaacaacagaaacatctaacacagttaacaaaaaataaagacaaaaagtTGTACAACCTGAAGAACTTGAATCATTTATAAACTTACCAATAATTATTGCGGAATATGTACTTATTGCAGAATAAAATAGGATGACCAAGAAGACAGACTGAAAACTAGCCAAAAGCTAAATAATATAACTTTTGCTGTTAACTTACCTTAATGAAACTAAAAGTTCAAATTAAACCTGTAAAATCACATTGAAACATGTGAGAAAAAAGTTCAATTCTGAAACTCTGTgtacattttcactgaactagttcatttttatttagagGCTAGCTAAGGCCCACCTCCAATGCAGgattttcacattttgttgAATACCCATTGGTGGTCTCCAGTTGTTATCTGCTCTTTAGtcgagttgtctctttgacattccccatttccattctcaatttttttttcagaatttgtcTGTGCTCTATCTAAAGAGTAATTTTGAGTACATGAGAAGTAACCACAGGAAAGCCATGAAGATGATGGGTATAGCACCTTCTTCGTCCACCTTATTTACTGAAGCTGGAGAATGTCTACCTGTCATGTACCATAATAACATGGGATGTATTCACTTCTATCTCAGGAAACATCATCTGGGGGCATTCTACTTCAGAAAGGCTATACAGGAAAATGAGAATGCTCTTAGAGATATAACAAGGGGGGCTGAACATAGTAAGTAATGTCTACCTATTATGTACCATAATAACATGGGATGTATTCATTTCTATCTCAGGAAACATCATCTGGGGGCATTCTACTTCAGAAAGGCTATACAGGAAAATGAGAATGCTCTTAGAGATATAACAAGGGGGGGCTGAACATAGTAAGTAATGTCTACCTATTATGCACCATAATAACATGGGATGTATTCACTTCTATCTGAGGAAACATTATCTGGGGGCATTCTACTTCAGAAAGGCTATACAGGAAAATGAGAATGCTCTTAGAGATATAACAAGGGGGGCTGAACATAGTAAGTATACTTTCACACTTGTCACATGACAAGGAATTGAAGGAATGTTTACATAGATCTAGAGTTTAAAAGATGCTGACAAAGGCTCATTGGCACTTTTAATTTGCAGAAtgcatattacatgtatatctgaATCTTTCTGACAAAGTTACATCTTTGTACAAAAAGAATGTTATGATTGtgatgaactttaaaaaaaaaaagaggtctAAGGTATTTCTTGACCCTCATCACctgtaaattgtatatttcgacctgaaatttaaagaaaaattaaatgaaatatctgAATTTGTGGACTTTGAGTTGAATTTATTAGTGCAATGGTAATTGAACTTGGGTTTCTTTGCATGTAACAATTCAAGTTGAGGGAAAAACAAGTATTATGCTTCAAAGGTGGTTGGCTAATCTGtgtcagattttatttttttgttaggagattcaaataaaaattatcaatacaggacttcaatttttttaatcacagaAGGTTTGATGTTTACTTTTTCCCTATAGTACTGATGTTTGAAATTTCAAGTCTTGTGATTTCAGTTTTTGATTCTGACAATTTTGTGGTAAACATATCATATATGATGAAATCTTATAGAATATGTTTTAACCTTTTGTACTCActaatgtaaatattatttaagaattgaatgcttctttttgtaaatttattggggtgaaaaagcgttgaccgaagtacattttgtatgaagcgcggaagcggaagcgcttcatactaaaaatgttcgcacggtcaacgcttttacaaccctataaagatacaaaaagaagcattcaatacttataattacattttttagcatctgatcatgaaaacacgaattttacaatttttgtattttatttacctgtgcactttattgtgggaccatgtgttatcatgaatgaaaagttttattgagtgatacaattgcttacggaataacaatggatgtgcaattagccaatcaaaataaagtattataatgaaacatacatctaatgtaattatttgcaaatatttctttaaagttCAGTGTTTACTCatcttaaacatttttattttagataaaaatttATCTGGAAAACCTTTACACAGTATTGGGATGAGTCGCCACTATgaacttttatataatatggGAATACAGATGTTGCATTGTGGGAAGCCTGTTGCAGCATTTGATTGTCTAGTTGAAGCTGTTCAAGTTTTCAGAACAAATCCAAGACTGTGGTTGAGATTAGCTGAGTGTTGTATAATGACAAACAGAGAAGTAGGTTGTGTGAAGATTTATCATAACCTCCTCTTCTACAATTATTAATGCACATAGACTACCCAACTCTACACACATAGACTACCCAACTCTACACACATAGACTACCCAACTCTACACACATAGACTACCAAACTCTACACACATAGACTACCCAACTCTACACACATTATCACAGCATCTTAATGCTTATAAAAACCAAACTTAGTTCATATTTAATACCCACATGACAGAGCCTTGTGCTAATTTTAAGTGCACATTATGATACATAATATTGTGTTGtcaaaatatagtttttaatttataaatagtatactgaaatcaaaaataaaatgtcatgCTGAATGGTTATATCTGATGAAGCAAAGAAAATGAATAACAGTTTATAAGCAGTTTAATAACTAGAAGAAATTAGTTTGAATGTAATTCAGTTAGTTCAAACGATTGAAATTACATTACCTTTAGCTGCatttaagtaaatcataaaccataaaacatttcaatgttgtcattacTTTTTCAATGTGAAACACAAATTCCTTTCATattgtatactgtaaattcagaaatttaagtgtgcatttattttttgtgaatcACTGCTGATTGGTAAAATTCTGTGAACTTGTTCATAGAATGTACCATTCTTTGGTAATAATGCATAcaagaaaattgtaaaatattaatatctTAGATGCagatttttaaatctaaaaatcgtaatttagtaaaattaagaatgaaacTAATTAATAAGTGTTTGTGAATATTCAATCTGCCAGATTACTTTTACTTCTTATAAAGAAGAAAACTAATGTTGTTTATTGCAGAACAATGATGATGACAGAAAACTAGAAAAAAGATTGGAAGTTATACAGGGGTCAGATGGATCAGGAATTCATCGTAAATTAAGATTAGGGCCTGGTTTAAGAACTGATAGAGTGAGGTATGTACATTAGACAATAGACACTACAGAATTAAAGGCATGTGTTTATTGAactaaatacatacaaataaattatagcGGAAGCAGACAACCAAACAAGGACttaaaatgaattcaaaaacgtcaaaaatatgTCCCAGTTTTTCTTGACCATGCTGATTTGTATTACAATGAAACTGCAAATACTTTAAGAATTAGCCACTGTATCATTCAAATAAATGTTGGTCtgtagactttttttttaagctagcaggttttctgtttttaacaatattttgaagTGTTATTCTTAAATCTATGCATATTCTTGGTTttatttgtgataattttttaaaccatttccttatttttactaaaaaaaaaaaaagatttagatTTAGTGGAAATTCTATACCTAAAAATTAATCAGTGAAAATGAAGATTAAAGTAGTGTTGTGTTGTTTAAACAGAATTTGTATTCTTCAATTTATGAATCGAcaattacagttttttttatttaccattGTATAATACAGTCGATTCCACTTAATTGCATACCGCTTAATAGCATAATTCGGTTAATTGCATACTTTTCTCCTGCACAAAACCATTTCCCATTCACCTAATGTTAAATTGTCCGGTTATATGCATAGCCTTACAAGTGGCATTTCGGTTtattgcatagaaaataatcgcCAGCTAGATATGCTTAGTTAAAATTGACGAGATTTTTGACCGGAAACGGCaatttggtaagtatatttttcttgaatgcatcataattttcattattatttcacatttacttgtgtgttattcaaataaagttttaaaacagtatCTTTCGTGTTTATATGATTATAGAAAAGGCCTCGATGTGTACACAGGTAAAGTTTcccatattctattttaagcctcgaggtcataaaaatgtcaatcagcTGATTGTTGTAAAAACACAACCATTCTATGATCTTCTATCTCAAAAGGTGTTAAttattgattggatttcaaacattgttcatagattatattttgggtgaatttttaaaacattaacacCTGCTAATTATCGATCATTATCCAATGTGTAATTTCGTAATTCAGCTTGGGTGATCtaaatttatgttaaatattacagggcatttatatatgtttgaagaattttatacatcaacctttcctttttaatatttttctaaaagaaaattaacttctgattattatattttctcactTTCAACACTCGTGTCCAGCAAATAACCCGTGCATGGCCCCATCACCTGTTAACTGCTTTGCACAAACGAAACTAGCGGTGTTAAAGTAACAGTGTCACATCACTGTGTAATTGGTAAATACTGAATATCAAAGGCAGTTCATTACACAATTATTGTTTACAATGATTATAAACTGTGTAGTATTGTtaaacagtttgttttaaacaaagcgtaacaatttaatttgtacatccgggtcatagaaacaaatctatttttagaacaattttattATCGTATCTCAGGTAAAGGAAAAGTcggtacataaataaacaaaaacaaaatgtgtttataaactttattgaaagaatacacaatgaaataaaatgtatgacagtggacaaataacttttattagaataaataagCATTCATTATGTTGTAAGTGGACTATGGACGTACATCTTTCTTTTTTGCTGATCTGCACTATCGATGTTATTTGACTCcgtaatttgtcatttcggatATTAGCATACTCCGCTTTATTGCATAATTTCGTCTGACAAATAGGCTATGCAAATAACCGGAATGTACTGTATCATCATACATGGTGTATGAATGTTATAATAATCACAAATAAGTCAGAGTTAAAGAACTAACTTTGTTAACTAGCTAACAGAGTAGAACATTGATGGGAAACAGTACATAAAAATTAGTATCTTCTAAATAAGATGCTGAAATATGATACAAACTTTGCCAtatcaattcttttaaaaatcatttcaattatatttcagTCCTGGGACACCAGCTATTCCGGCATCAACATATGAGTTTGCAGCTTTGTGTTTACGTAATGCTCTGATGTTACTGCCggaagaaacacaaaaaagtgACGTAACAAATTCAGATGATCAGGATACCATGTATGTATTTACAGGGGAAAAAATAGACGATTCTATTGAGCATGTTGAGTGCAATACTTGAACACAAGCAAAATTTCTTAACCAGTCTAATCAGAAAAATTgtagaaattaaaagaaactgatactcaatgtagtttttgagttacatatttccttatttgatgAAATGTGGTACTCAATGATGAttcttttcatgttttgtcatttctgtgcttcaaaatatttgaactacATCTGTAATAAGTGTTAAAAAGTACTGATacataaaatagttttttttttttttttatcatagaaCAGAATGTCATTAGCATTGCTCCACATTGTATACTACAATGCAGGATAATATGACAGTATATTGGTATTTCAGAAAACCAAACCCTGAGTCATTACTGGTTCCTGCTCCTCCTGGTAACCCTATGAAAAGCATTGAAGTTGCTAACCTCAGGTAATTACTAAACTTAGGATCTATATGATAACATAGGAAAGGTAATGCTGTTGCACAGTGGTTAAAGTGCCTGATGATAATGTCTAACCTGTTGAGATCCGTCCTGGAACTTGTTTAAATATGATGTGGTTTTAGGTTTGTTTGCTCATTTTACAGTGTTTCTTGCTGATATTTGTATTGGATATATCTTAATATGAAAGATATCTGTAATTATTGATAATTTCTTGATGGAAGTCTCagatttttatctatttataattCATCTAGTGGTGAGTCATTCTTTATGGATGCTAGTTATCTGGTaagaaattaaataatgttATGTAAAGGCCGATTTAAGAGGGGATGTTTAAGACAGCATAAATGTTTTGAttggaaaaaatataatttattgatattacaaaaaattattgaaaatcatttAAAGAAAGAACATACATGACAGATTATTACATTGTTTATATAGAATAAGAAAAGATGGTCTCAGAACCACAGCATTAATTTTGTTCAGCTTGATATATTTTGATTCCTGGATTGTAAACCACCAGGAAGATTTATAAAGATTACGCAGGTCATAATTTATAGACATTTGGTTTCTTAAAAAATTCTCAAACTGATAAGAGCTGGGTCaaatatatatgtcgtgtacaagttgcaattttgtacaggttataacatgtacaaaaatattgtacatgttataacttgtatactgcaaaaatacaagttataacatgtacaaaagtacctcatacatgttataacctgtacaaaatattgcttaaaaatggttttaacttgtacaaattttaagataaatcttaatgaagtaaaatctacttttaaattcaccaatgcataaaaaacaacaataaataggcCAGAACGTGTCTTTTTTTGTAGAGGACAATGATC
This is a stretch of genomic DNA from Mytilus trossulus isolate FHL-02 chromosome 6, PNRI_Mtr1.1.1.hap1, whole genome shotgun sequence. It encodes these proteins:
- the LOC134721782 gene encoding CCR4-NOT transcription complex subunit 10-like is translated as MASQENKDDSPQETVDIPPPIPSVTEPQKQIASQALQEFEKKNYGACCNLTHKLFDERSMDPKVVHNKAVAEFYQSGFLTTDEFRQSLDKVCQMANISMDNSDSLEDVDHSVLYFNQAVIFYHLRQYKAATKVLDKLFQFIEPIEENLAKKAIMLLVELYLCTFQPEKAMGMLSYAEKNVFNTGKSGGDKEGKDKDDNMADDPTKTKLSLYKTRCLLMMKSMKSSKREIKALITQHPMNLSVLYLKSNFEYMRSNHRKAMKMMGIAPSSSTLFTEAGECLPVMYHNNMGCIHFYLRKHHLGAFYFRKAIQENENALRDITRGAEHNKNLSGKPLHSIGMSRHYELLYNMGIQMLHCGKPVAAFDCLVEAVQVFRTNPRLWLRLAECCIMTNRENNDDDRKLEKRLEVIQGSDGSGIHRKLRLGPGLRTDRVSPGTPAIPASTYEFAALCLRNALMLLPEETQKSDVTNSDDQDTIKPNPESLLVPAPPGNPMKSIEVANLRCSVLAAAAYVGICLNDFTMALQHAENLLKQPRLSGAQRYLGHLYMAEALVALDKIADGIQHLNPELVTDINTLPPEPKSDQDKNEKNEKTEKDKGDKDQETEVKGSFYPWSPRDLTRAKAIMQYNLATAHAIRGEYDKAMANLVESSNYMGTPLPAQMYFLKLYLDLIEGRRKLAQIVIKDHFGHVTPNRENKMTYKSGTPRPDTSVP